In the genome of Mytilus edulis chromosome 3, xbMytEdul2.2, whole genome shotgun sequence, one region contains:
- the LOC139517646 gene encoding uncharacterized protein, protein MATMKLVLALAVVVAYVEAGGYGHGGGHGGGYGGGHGRGYGGYGGGYRMGYGGGGYGKGGGYGKGYGGGYGKGYGGGYGKGYGGGYGKGYGGGYGKGYGGGYGGGYGGGYGGGYGGGYGGGYGGGGYSSGYGYGTSGSIMPYSSGSYLGGASTYPSYGGSSNYLYGNSGSYLAGGSYPSYSGVGGFGSVGGLGGVGGLGGAGGFGGVGGFGGAAGFGGVGGLGGVGGGYYAGGAYPSTSIYSGSAPVYSGTSFVG, encoded by the exons ATGGCGACCATGAAGTTAGTACTTGCCCTTGCTGTTGTCGTTGCCTATGTTGAGGCAGGTGGGTATGGTCATGGTGGAGGACACGGAGGAGGATATGGTGGAGGACACGGAAGAGGATATGGAGGATATGGCGGGGGTTATAGGATGGGATATGGAGGAGGTGGATACGGAAAAGGAGGAGGATACGGAAAGGGATACGGAGGAGGATACGGAAAAGGATACGGAGGAGGATACGGAAAAGGATACGGAGGAGGATACGGAAAAGGATACGGAGGAGGATACGGAAAAGGATACGGAGGAGGATACGGAGGAGGATACGGTGGTGGATACGGAGGCGGATACGGAGGAGGATACGGGGGTGGATACGGTGGAG gtGGATATAGTAGCGGATATGGCTATGGAACTTCTGGTAGCATCATGCCATATAGTTCAGGCTCATACCTCGGCGGTGCATCTACATACCCATCATATGGCGGATCTAGCAACTATCTATACGGAAATTCTGGTTCCTACTTAGCTGGTGGTAGCTATCCAAGCTACAGTGGTGTTGGAGGTTTCGGAAGTGTTGGCGGTCTTGGTGGTGTCGGAGGTTTAGGAGGTGCTGGAGGGTTTGGAGGTGTTGGAGGTTTTGGAGGTGCTGCAGGGTTTGGAGGTGTTGGAGGTCTTGGTGGTGTCGGTGGTGGATATTATGCCGGTGGTGCCTATCCATCAACATCAATCTACTCTGGTTCTGCCCCTGTGTACAGTGGTACAAGTTTTGTAGGATAA